The stretch of DNA TGCCGATGGTGGCTGGGCTGTTAGGCTTCGGAAACGCCGAGCACGCAACGTCACGTTacgaggcgaggaaggaagCTGCTGAGGCTTCGTCGTCTCCGTCCTCTGggccctcctctcctccccctcccccctcctcttccccctcaTCATCCCCCGCTTCTTCGAAACCGCCTCCCGCCtccgcgcctcctccgtgGCAGTCGAAGACTCGCAAGTTCTCCACCACGTCGGTGCGGGACGACCAGCACAGCGGCCCACAACATTTCGGCAAGCGACGGGTCGCGGCAAAGCCACGTGCAGTCGCGCAGATTCCCGGCGCGCCAAAGCCCATGCCCCAGCCGGTCAAGGTGAAGAGGGTAAAGGGGCCGCAGGCCGCCGACATGGTAGAGGAGACGCACTGGGTCGCAAAGCTGGTGCCACAGAACCGCGAGTGGATCCAGAAGGCATTGACGATGACGCTGCGCGGTGCGAGCTTCCTCGTCATTATTGTGGGATTGCAGATGCCTGCGGTGAGTCTAGAGTGATCCGCTGCGTTCGGGCCGGTGTGGGTCGGCGAGACTGATGGGATACGCCCATTGTGTCCGGGCCGCTTTCCTACGACCATCTACTTGATGGCAGCTATTGTCCCCTGATCCGCTAAGACTTTCGTGTcgagctgaccccaggccgTCGTATGGTACTGGACGTGCAGTATGAGCTTCACGTTCCTCCAGAACATCTACTTTGACCGGGCGGACCGGcaggagcgcgccgaggtcgaggcgctcaagcggGCATAGACTGCCAGCCGACCTCCGTTGAGGCAAGGGCACGGCCGCAGAATAGATCATCAATATGCATAGCTACGGCCTGAGCTGACGTACTGAACGAGGCGGTGCCACTGGTCACATCAGCACCCCATTCGACCACGAGCGGATCAACTAAACCTTACTCCATTGTCGCCTGGCCATCTTACACTCCAGCTGACAACGACTACATTGTCGCGGGGCAATCATAAACCGCCGCTGATGCCATGTATTGCAGCCGGAACTCATCACTCATTCCAGCCAGTTCCTCACAgtccttcctcctcatctccatACGCCGCCTTCATATCCCACTCACAATAACGCAAACGCCTCGCACTTCCTCTCCATCATCACTCCCTGAGAGATATAACCTACTGTTCTCTCCGTTTCTCTACACCAAACatctcttcctcccactccactcctcTCTCATATTTAGCTCAACCTCTGAAGTTGCACAGCACGAAGTAAGGGCCAACAGTGAGTCCTCTCTTCGTGTTCGCCTCAGCCTCTGTCCCCTTGTTGTCCTCCCCCGCCCAAAAAAACAACCACAACCTTCCTCCGGGCCAATCTCTGTTTGGCAGCCTTGTTTggttcctcctccctccagCGCCttcgccaccaccctctTTCTTGTGGCATCTAGCGTAAACACCAGTCACCCCTCCCACATCTCtccccactctccctcATTTCCTCAGAAACCTTTGCACAAGGGTCAAacatctctccatccctcTCTCAACCACATCTCTCTTCACCAATTCTCTCTTTACTCTGAGCTCGCCCACCTCATTTCTCTCCACCACTGCTTTTTCCTCCATCACTCCTCCCGTCTCTCGTCGCATTATTTGCTGTTGCGCTACAACACTGTCTGCCATAGACTCGTCAATAccatctccacctccaACCCACCTAACAGCAGTGGCGTCCAACGGAGGCAGAGCCCCTGTCAGCCGCACCATGGCAGACCCAACCACTGCCACGGCCAACAACAACCCCAACAACCCCAACAACCCCACAACCCATCCAGAACCCCGCCACAATTCAATCCGCCACGTCTCTGATATGCGCAACCTAGTCAAGCAGACGCCTCATACGAGCTTCTCAgccggcgacgagccgcGCCTCCGCTCCCACCGCCGCACCAAGTCCAGCCAGTCGGTCAAGTCGAACAAATCGACCAAGTCGCTTGGGTCCAAGGAACTGATCGAAGAAATGGCGGAAAACTTTGTTGGCCGCCACCCGTGCTCTGAGTCCGAGCTGGAGCAGGAGCACGAGGCCCACCCCAACATTGAGATCGCCGAGCCAGAGCGCGGGCGTACCCGCACCACCTCCATTAGGTCGCTTTTCAACGCAAGTCATCCAAATaccaagctgacatcagaactcgcgcagccgcagcaaGAGCTTCATCCGCTCGCTTTCACGCAACAAACAGGAGATCTCGGACGACTACATCCTCGTTCCCCCGACTCCGACCCGTCGACTTCGCTCCTCCCGCCGTTCCATTCCGAACAAGcccaagcgcgccgacccCTCCTTATTTACAAAGGTGGAAGGGGTTAAGCCCGAGGCCGTGTCGGCTCCGACTGTTATGGTGCCTCCGACCCGGCCCCGTTTTACCAGGGCCCTCTCGGAGCGTCCTAAGCGGTTTCCCCGCCTTCCCGGCTCGGTGACAGACCTCCATGCGGGACGTGAGATCCCGAAGGACCATGGTCAAGGTGGTCCCGAGGAGAACAGCCAGGATGATCAAACCTTTGAGTCGCacaacctcgagcacgagcacaacctcgagcacgaccacaacctcgagcacgaccacaacctcgagcacgaccaCAACCTCGAGCACTCGAGCCTCGAACAgaacaaggccaaggaggagacgcgCCAGCCGCATAACAACACACTCCCCCCGCCCCCTCTCGGCACCGGCAACCAGGAGGTCGACCAGGGCCTCATCCTGACACAGGACCAGCTTGAGTCGATCCAGAGCCAGCGGCCGCacgagggcgcggacgaGTGTGAGCGCCAGAACCGGGTAGAGGAGGAAAAGGCCAAGTGGCACCGCACCTTCCGCACCTCCTTCAGCCGCTCTCTGAAGGGCACCAAGTCGATTGTGCGCGAGGGCACGACGTCCATTACCACCATGACCGCCAAGGCGGGCCGGAAGGGAGCTTCGCTTGGCCACATCTTTGGTCGTTCCTTTAGGCGCTCATTCGGCCTCTCGATGAAGAAGAGCttcaagaagcgcaaggacaaggacgacaaggaggacaagggcaagaccACCGACGCTGAGGGCGACCAGAACGGAaacaaggtcgacgacgagcttgacccCTCGATTACCGAGGCCTTGGAGGGCCGAAGCACGCGTGACCGTAGGTCCGTTGTTGGCCTCTTCGACCTCACTGGTGCCGAGGGCATTGCGGCGCATGTGGAGCGACTCGACGCTGAAGGtgccgagaaggacgccGTTGATGGCATCGACCCAGCCATTGAGGGCGTTGCCCAGACCGACGTCGCCACCGAGGGCACGGCTGCAATTCAATTAATTGAATCTGGAGCAGCTGCTCAAGCCACTCTCCTCACCTCGCAAACCCTCCCCGCCTCTGAAGCATACTTTGACCACTTCGACCCGGTTGCGGAATACGGAATGCCCCGTACAGGTACCGTCTCGACATACGACACCGCTCGGACCACTCTCGAGCCCAACACGTCTCTTGACGAAACGTGGCCCGAAACTGAGCTCGCAGCCGCCGTAGAGCACTACAAGAAGGAAGCGGAGGCGGACGgcatcaacctcgacgacatcgaggtcgacctcACTATTGGCGACACCAAGCCTTTAGAGTTCCGGAAGCGTGTCAAGACTCTCATTGATGCCGGCTGTCCCAAAATGGCGCGGGAGGAATATGTTGACTGGCAGCAGAACGAGTTCCGCACCTCAATCTACGGAGAGACGGGCATGGACTTCAGTGCGCCCACTAACTGGACTGTGTACACTCCAGGCAAGACGCCGCAGAAGACGCGTGTGCAGCCGCCCGAGAAGCGCTTCCGGTTCCAGGGGGACGACTTGCTCGGTTTACAGCTCGACCTGTCCGAGCCGACTTATGGTAACACGCTGGCGTTCCAGGCTCGACTTGTCCAGGCGCAAGCACAGGCGGCACTGGACCAGGCTGCCTCGACATACTCTGCTTCGTCAACCGGACCGTCTCGACTGCCATCCCTGCCCACCTCCGTCAGTTCCGAGGCGAGTCACTTTTCCACtcaggacgacgagatcgaggagctcgagaaTCCCACTACTCCCAAGGCAAgccacttcctcctccacagGCAGTACCACAACACGACGACAGTGGACTCGCCGCACGCGGCGCACGTCCTCAACAGTCTGCACCCAGCCAACATCAGCGCGTCAACCGCCTCATCGGACATGGACCTTGGTGCGCTTGGTCTGACTACTGCGCCATCACCCGCCACTCCAGCCCAGGAATACTTTGTGCGTGGTGTTCACCACTCTCGTCCCCGGCCGGCTGCTCAgcctcgcctcgccagCGACCCGCTtcaccgccgccagcaGACCGGTGACCGCATGGTCAGCGTGCCCACGTGCAagccgcctccgcctcccacTCTTCCCAACATCCCTGATCCCAACGTCCGAACGCACAAGAACGGCAAGCGTCTCCCGCCCGCCCTGGTGGCCGCTTACGCCAACGTCGAGGCTGAACAGGCTGGTATTGTCCAGAACGTCATCGCCACTcgcgagatggaggaacGCATCGTCCGCCAGGCACTGACAGAGGCTGCCCGTCTGGACGCTGAACAGTCGCGAGTCTCCGAGGGAACtacgcgctcgaccgcctcgtcaGACGAGACGATCCGCGGCGTAGGCTTCGGGCGCCGCCGTCCCACTATCCCCACGCCAATCCCCACGCCTCCACCCCCCGTCCTTCCGCCCGGCCACTGGAGTGAGCATACGGCGCAGCACTTATCATCGACGAGCGGCACCGAGACCGTCCACACGTCAACCAACGATCCCAGGGTCGTCTCCAACCCCCTTCGCCGCCCGACCTTGCCGCAGGGGTGGATCGAGAACCCTCCTATGGTGCGCCCATACGGCCAATATATCGGCCACGTAGCCCCAACTGTTGGCAAGATCTACACGCCTGCCGCcatcgagggcaaggagaacAAGCacgacaaggagaagcccAAAAGGAGCAAGACTCTGCGGGGGACTTTTGGCAGGAtcctcaagcccaagaaggaggaaaCTTGGTCGGGCGTTTCGGGAGCTTCGggctcgacgtcgctcGGTTGGCGCGACACCAAGGCGATCCGCGCCATCCCCTCCGACAACTCGGTTGCTACTACGCCCAACTCGAGCACACCTGAAATCGCAGTCACCAAGGCCCCCGGCACGGAATTCTACACTACACAGGTTGACTTGGGCACCTGGGACGACGGCGCCAAGAAGGGGTGGAAGGCGCGTATGCAGCGGGGCAAGGACGTGGCGGActggctcggcggccgcgtcgcccCCGGTCTCGTGGTCAAGAAGCCGACTCCGACTCCACCTCCGACTCTCACTGCCACTCCGACTCCACCTCCGACTCTCACTACCACTCCCATTCCAGTTGAGGAGGCCCGCGCGGTCCCATACGCCCCCAGCCACAACCAGAACCAGCAAGACCAAGCTGGGACAGGCGCCGTCGCACCACGTCAGCTGCCTGAGTGGGTCAAGCAGGAGAAGCGGTACAAGAGCTCACACGCGCACTCCAAGCCCACCGAGTATGAGGACTATGACGgctcgcgcgagcaggCTGAGGCTGGCGAGTTCTGGAGGGACGACGCGCAGGACCAGGCGAACAAGTTctcggaggaggtggacgagcgcgagaacggcgcggaggagcaggCCCAAGAGTCTCGCAGCGGCGAacaggaggagggggacTCTTACGCGTACGCGACCCAGGACGGACACAGCACAGAGGAcgccctcaacctcaccaacATTACCGAGGTGACCGAGTACCCCACGTtctccgaggacgagttcaccacgtcgacgccgccctGGCGGCGCCGCATGTAGTTCGGCTTCTAATCTCGTATCTCATATCATCAATCATTGGCTGTATCCTTGTACATCATCATCAATCATTGGCTGTATCCTTGTACATATGCACGGCTGTCACGACTCTGGGCCTCTGGGCCCTGCTCATTCCTTCCCAAGCGACTAGATTTGACGTCGAGCCGACACGTACACGTCTCGGAACACGTTTGCTGAGACCGAGGGTTGGAGATGAGGTTAGCGCCGTACCCCAGACGTCACTCGCGAGGCAGGCCGGCGAGCAGTCCAGACATGCGTATTCTTCCCAGGGACGGTGTTGCCGTGGTTAGCGTGTTTTTTTCGTCCCGCCCAGTCCGGTATCCACGGATGCCAGACAGTCGCAATTAGCGGCTTGGAATGCTCTGCCGCACTCCCTAGACAAAGCGCTTGCGAGCGCGTGATGGCACTAGCTGAGCCCAGCACCAGGAGACATCGCAAGGGATGCAAGTTGGTCAACCTGACCTACTCATCACTGGTCACTGATTTCAATGTATTTCGATAGATACTCTCCTCGGTCACCTTGGGCAGGCCGTGTGGTTGATACCCAGCCCAAAGAAAACTAGAATAAAGACGATTGCAAAACAGCGGACAGCAATTTGATGAGAAATGACCGACTGCCAATTAACGCGATAAACCGCGTCGTGACATCCTCCGGGGGATCGTCCACATCCCAGTCGTAGCCCCAGAGCTTTGCTTCACCAAGCTTGAACGCCAAGTACACGCTGCCTGTGCTGACAGTGTCGTTATTCCCAGCTGTGAGATGCAGATCCTTCATCATCTGCAGCTCGTTGGCCGCACGGTCAAAGGCGAGTACATGTATTGCCGAGGAACAGCGCGCTTTTGTCAAGACTCGTATTGAGCGCGATCGCGGCGACTCAGTCGCTGGCCACCTTACTTGGCACAAGGTCCTCAACTATGCGGCCGATATCAAGATCTGCGTCTTTGGCCCATACCAGATCGTATTCCTCCTTCTGCCAATTCTGTCCACAATGGGCTTCAACAATATGGAGATCCAGCTCCTCAGTCCCGTCTACGTGTATGCGATTATCCCTGTTATTGGTAGCGCTCGGCTGTCAGACCACTTTGGCAAACGCGGCCCCTTTGTTCTCTTCAACAACCTGTCTCATTATCGGCTCGGCGATTGGAAACTCCCTCTATCGCAGAAGGgcgcccgcctcggcgtcttCCTCGCTTATGGCTGTCACAGCCCTCATCCCGATGATTTTATTGGAGCCAGACTAGTGTCCCGTCGCCAATCTAAGCGCGTACTCGTCCGCTGTTGCGTTGCCTTCGGTGGCCGGCGGTATCCTCGCGTCAGTTGCGTTCATTGAGTCCAAGATCGGTTACCCAATGACGCTCTCGATTCGCTCCAGTCTAGCAACGCCGTTTGCGTCATGGGCCTCATGGCGTGGTTCAAGTACCAgaacgacgaggccgaacGCGGTGAGgtcgtccgagtcctcGTTCGGTCGTCATCGAGGACTCGGACGGCTTCCGCTACCAGCTCTAAATGTAAAGAGAACTCAGGGGTGTGGCAGTGATAATTGGTCCGGTTGTTGTGGCATAGTATCAAGTGCAAGTGATCATTCATTCATGGGTTGCGGAGCTGACCAGACGCGCTCTGGGCGCTTCagcatgtcgtcgaggataGAGTTGCCCATCTCTGACCATCAAGGCCCGAACCTCTACGCCACGTCGAATTGCTTCCTCTTCACCTAAACCCCTCGGTAATCATGACATGCATCTACTCTCGACGCGCAGCTACCCCTGACACGCAGCCTCGACTTCTGCGACCTCTTTCGGCGCAGGGGTGAGCACCCACGGTCCGTCCTTTGTCACAGcgacctcatcctcgaTTCGCACCCCGAGCCCATGGAACGCCTTCGGGAACCGCGGGTCGCGCGGGACGTACAACCCTGGCTCGATAGTAATCACGTGTCCCTCTCGCAGTGTGACTCCACGCTCGGCAGTGGGACAGTCGTGCAGGTCCGACCCGACGTGGTGCGACAGGAAGTGGGGATATAGAGTGCGCTCAACGTCGCCTGGCGAGAGGTTGAACCCGATCTGCTTGAGCTCGCGGTTGAGGCCGACGCAGCCTGCGTTAGCCGAGACTCGAGGTAGACTCACTCTCGCGATGTAGCTCGTTCAGGTTGGCATCACCGGGCTTGCACCGCGCCACGAGCGTCTTTTGCACGTTGAGCACAGCCTCGTACAGGTCTCTCTGGGCGGGCGAAAAGCGGCCCGCGACGGGGAACGTGCGCGTAATGTCGCTCGCATACATGTGGTACTCGCCACCcgcgtcgatgaggacCATCTGAAGTCAGAGCGAGGGCATCCTAGCACCAAGTCATATCTACTCACGTCGTCCTGGCCCAACACGCAGTCGTTCCGAGTGTAGTGAATCACGAGCGAGTTCGCCCCGCTCGCCACGACAGGTACGTACGCCGGTCGCTCGCTTCCCCCTAGTGCGCAATGGTACTCGAACGTAGCCTGGAGATTCGCCTCCGTCCCTCCAGGTCGTGCAAACCGCATGACCTGGCGATGTGCCTCTGCCGAGATGGCTCCTGCGCGCGCCATcaactcgagctcggccggcGATTTGCGTATCCTCAGATTTTCGACTACGCGGGCGAGAGGCTTGGCTGCGTCGCTTGCAAGGGCTGCCGAAAGAACGAGGTGCGGCGGGTCGTTGTTGAACGATTTCCAGTTGAAGGATCCCGTTGAGGGGGTGTCGAGATGGAagagcttgaggagggaggagcggcggcggctgggcgGGGGGTGTGGCTGCGAGGACGcggatggggagggggacgGCGGGAGAGAGGCGTACACTTCGGCTGCGGAGGTTAGGTAGGATCCCAGGCGCGAGGCCAGGTCTGTGTTCGCGTAGGCCTCGTCTGCGCCAAAGGTCTTTAgtgcgccgtcgacgccggcaCATTCGCCCTCCCACTGCAGGGCGTGGGCGGTGCGCGGGGGAACGAAGAGGGTGTATTCGTATCCCCTAGGTGAGGAGGGCTTGGAgactggtgtgagcgcGTTCTCGCGCGGGGGGTTGGACGGGTGGGGATTTGGGTGTAGTgtggagaagaaggaagTAAGAGCtgaggctgcgcgcgcgcgacgcaaGCTGTCCTGGTGGCTTGCAGCTCGCCATGACACCCAGCTGAAGGAACAAGCTAACAGCTGGGCCCGACTCACCCAACACGGCTGTCGCATCTGGCTCATCAAAGCCCGTGAGATACCAGAAGTCGGttgctgttgtcagctgcgTCAGCAATCCAAGCCCACCTTGCCTGAACTTGTAGCTGCGCGTCAGTGGGTCAAGATGGGGTAAAGATGTAGGGCTCACAAGATctctggtgtcagcgcgactcgggctcctcctcctcctcttccttctctccctccctccctcctctctctccctcgctCGCTCCCTCCCTCGCTCCTCACTCACGCTGCGAAACCAACCGCACCGTCCCCCCCATACAGACCACCACACTCCCCGGGGGGAGGCTATCCATCAACCGCCTCCGCCGGTCCTCGTACTCGGCCGCGGTGATGCCCGGCGTGAGTTCGGCGGAACGAACGAGGTGGCCATGACTCCGGGCGAGCGGCTGTCCTGTCGCAGGGGGCTTGGGGTTCGTAACCCCCGGGAATGTCGGTTGGGGTATAGAAGTGGTCGCGTATGTCCTCACGATGGCGTGAGCGCGTAGGCTCCGAAGCGCGCAGGCGCGGTGCATGGTTGTTTGGGTGAGAATGAtgaagagggagggagatCCAACTTGCCCGACTTTCAACGCCGACTTTTGGATGGCGTGCCTGAAATGCCGATATCCCACGTCCAATCTCATTCCTGCAATCGTGTCATGTCATCTACATCTACATCTATGGACTCTCAAACAGACTCTGGCAATGTACTACTCGCCTCCTCACTGCCTCACCGCCTCACTGCCTCAACGCTTCACAGCCTTCTCCGGGTCCTTCTCGTACCGGTCACACCACTTACGCCACGCGCCCGCTGCCTTACCCATAGTCGTCTTGAGGTCCGTCTCGACCTGTTGCCTCTCCCaccgctcctcctcccaatTATGCGCGTCATACttgcccgccgcctcccaccCAATAGAATCCAGGACCTGATAGCTGCTCGGGGCCATCTTCACAGCTTCAAAGCGATTCGGGTCGGCCTCAGAGCATCGCTGGGCGAGGTACGCCTGTAGCAGATCCGCCCTGTGACTCGGCTTGAAGGTCAACTTGAGATCCGCGTCCGAGCTCGTGAGGCGTTTCGTGACCGACCGCGCAGTCTTCGCGCCCCTAAATGAGGACGCGAGCCATACCGCGTCGACTTCGAGTGCGCCACCAAAGACCCAGCCTACGAAGATTAGGGCCCAGTCGATCGCGAGGGTGACGGGAAGAAGGCCCGTCGCAATGATCGTATCCCGCTGCGCCTTGGATTTCGTGCGCAGGAGAGAGTTGACGAATTCGGTCTTtagctcgtcctcggtcaTCTGGAGGGTGGGCGGGTAGATGAGCACCATTTCGTTTAGCTTGACGGTTGCCTGGGTGGGTTCTGCGGATtctggggaggaggggtcCTCGTCGTGCGGGAGGGGTATCGGGAGGGTGCTCTGGTGGGGGGCCGGGTGGCGGGCCGGTAGAGCAGGTGGAGCGGCCTTATCGTGGACGGCGCTGGGCTCGGCGACACCTTCGTCGATGTGAGTGTAGGCAGGGAGCTCGGATCCGGGCTGGGCAGCACTGTCAAGTGTGGCTTCAGCCTCCTTTGAGCCGACGACGGTTGCCGAGGCCTCCGTGAGTGAAGTGGAATCGGCGATGGCAGcagcggcctcctcggcagcctggGCAGGCTGAGTGGTAGGCTTGGTAGTTATCGGT from Cutaneotrichosporon cavernicola HIS019 DNA, chromosome: 7b encodes:
- the ICP55 gene encoding uncharacterized protein (Aminopeptidase P, N-terminal domain) gives rise to the protein MHRACALRSLRAHAIVRTYATTSIPQPTFPGVTNPKPPATGQPLARSHGHLVRSAELTPGITAAEYEDRRRRLMDSLPPGSVVVCMGGTVRLVSQQIFYKFRQATDFWYLTGFDEPDATAVLVSKPSSPRGYEYTLFVPPRTAHALQWEGECAGVDGALKTFGADEAYANTDLASRLGSYLTSAAEVYASLPPSPSPSASSQPHPPPSRRRSSLLKLFHLDTPSTGSFNWKSFNNDPPHLVLSAALASDAAKPLARVVENLRIRKSPAELELMARAGAISAEAHRQVMRFARPGGTEANLQATFEYHCALGGSERPAYVPVVASGANSLVIHYTRNDCVLGQDDMVLIDAGGEYHMYASDITRTFPVAGRFSPAQRDLYEAVLNVQKTLVARCKPGDANLNELHRESCVGLNRELKQIGFNLSPGDVERTLYPHFLSHHVGSDLHDCPTAERGVTLREGHVITIEPGLYVPRDPRFPKAFHGLGVRIEDEVAVTKDGPWVLTPAPKEVAEVEAACQG